From a region of the Fusobacterium sp. FSA-380-WT-3A genome:
- a CDS encoding DUF4375 domain-containing protein encodes MEVTEDLWWKTFEKYGEKFAEAKPNYDNLDEKTQEIGVLFQYELDIYNGGFLQAFCNWGYNSYLLEIKALEKIGANNSKRILEECYSVIVKLENDDRLKELWDIPKYLTVEDEEKLNSLDEEYWEDEDNIMEKMYNFYIK; translated from the coding sequence ATGGAAGTTACAGAAGATTTATGGTGGAAAACCTTTGAGAAATATGGAGAAAAATTTGCAGAGGCAAAACCTAATTATGATAATTTAGATGAAAAAACACAGGAAATAGGGGTATTATTCCAATATGAATTAGATATTTATAATGGAGGATTTCTTCAAGCATTTTGTAATTGGGGTTATAATTCTTATTTGTTAGAAATAAAAGCTCTTGAAAAAATAGGGGCTAATAATTCTAAAAGAATTTTAGAAGAGTGTTATTCTGTTATAGTTAAACTTGAAAATGATGATAGATTAAAAGAATTATGGGATATACCTAAATATTTAACTGTAGAAGATGAGGAAAAATTAAATTCTCTTGATGAAGAATATTGGGAAGATGAAGATAATATAATGGAAAAAATGTATAATTTTTATATTAAATAG
- a CDS encoding DUF2262 domain-containing protein, with translation MEKLRVDDFEIEENDWGYYFTSCIDFLGQKSEVLLNYDTEEEVSESELKNILNKSLEKINTILEKAEKNKAQLMELLKGGDYINLATKWVKWEEGGIKDDKEENCYLINGTKVYTPITEEDFEKSMNFTEIATDIYLDGEIELLSVSLTFEPDYFVGHCIECYIEEDGSFSINGLAG, from the coding sequence ATGGAAAAATTAAGAGTAGATGATTTTGAAATAGAGGAAAATGATTGGGGATATTATTTTACTTCTTGTATTGATTTTTTAGGACAAAAATCAGAAGTACTTTTAAACTATGATACAGAAGAAGAAGTTTCTGAAAGCGAATTAAAAAATATTTTAAATAAATCTTTAGAAAAAATAAATACTATTCTTGAAAAAGCTGAAAAAAATAAAGCACAACTTATGGAACTTTTAAAGGGAGGAGATTATATAAATCTTGCAACAAAATGGGTAAAATGGGAAGAAGGAGGAATAAAAGACGACAAAGAAGAAAATTGTTATCTTATAAATGGTACTAAAGTTTATACTCCAATAACTGAAGAAGATTTTGAAAAAAGTATGAATTTTACAGAAATTGCAACTGATATTTATTTAGATGGAGAAATAGAACTTTTGTCAGTATCTCTTACTTTTGAGCCTGATTATTTTGTAGGACATTGTATAGAATGCTATATAGAAGAAGATGGAAGTTTTTCAATTAATGGTTTAGCTGGATAA
- a CDS encoding DUF4259 domain-containing protein codes for MGAWGIKALESDEGLDVVDVLREYLEGFKNKKVITLKGIINLMIEEGMLGETFEDIEFLYDNTAIAISELYFDFKENGKLDYDDEEEGETTFSKLEKFSSDKKSLKYLIDYLTNIYNKVPDEDGEREIVDLWYDNGQNPSYEEWYNHLGSLIEKLKVEYKR; via the coding sequence ATGGGGGCTTGGGGTATAAAAGCATTAGAAAGTGATGAGGGATTAGATGTTGTTGATGTTTTAAGAGAATACCTTGAAGGATTTAAAAATAAGAAAGTGATTACTTTAAAAGGAATAATAAATTTAATGATTGAAGAAGGAATGTTAGGAGAAACTTTTGAAGATATAGAATTTCTTTATGATAATACAGCAATAGCTATATCAGAACTTTATTTTGATTTTAAAGAGAATGGAAAATTAGATTATGACGACGAAGAGGAAGGTGAAACTACTTTTTCTAAATTAGAAAAATTTTCTAGTGATAAAAAATCTTTAAAATACCTTATTGATTATTTAACTAATATTTATAATAAAGTTCCAGATGAAGATGGAGAAAGAGAAATAGTAGATTTGTGGTATGATAATGGACAAAATCCAAGTTATGAAGAATGGTATAATCATCTAGGCTCTTTAATTGAAAAATTAAAAGTTGAATATAAAAGATAG